The Hordeum vulgare subsp. vulgare chromosome 7H, MorexV3_pseudomolecules_assembly, whole genome shotgun sequence DNA window TTCAAGAATCAGATTAACTACAAACACCATACCAGACCTCAAGTTAATTAAATGGAAGTGACTGTAAACAGTGGCGTAGCTAGGGGGTGGacagggtggtccatggaccaccctgAAATTCCATCATAGCCAATATATAGGGTaaaaaagatatatatttttttacAATGCATGAAATTACATGAAATTTTTATTATTGGACCACCCTGGTTCACCAAGCTAGCTACGCCACTTGGCTGAAATTATGACACAAAATTATGTAATAAAAAGTCGCGTCCACTAGGATAGTATCATCAATTTTGGCTGGCCTAAATACGATTGTGTTTGCTCAAATTTGATGATATCTTGTTGTATCAATATAACATAGTAATGCCTAATGCGTATGGTTGAGTTGAAAATAGATATTATATATATAAAAAACAAGAAATTTGTATTGTTAAGTATAAAAGGTTCCATTAAATTTTGAGTAATGCATGTCAAGTGTAAAAAAATCCATTAATTTTTGAGTAATGCAAGTGAGATGTTAGAATGGAAAAGGTCTCAGAGTATTTTGAATTAACATACTTCTGTTGAGAGGACCTTGTGATCAGCTTCTGCCATGCCCTTGCAAAAATCACCAACTTGTTTTGGATACATCTCAGGAGGAACTTCAAAGTAGCTGTTGTTTTGTACTGCTTGTTCTACAGTTAAGATTGGTGGCTTCAAATCTTTTGTGTCATATTCAACAACAACCTGTTTTCCTGCCAAGTTGGCGTATCTCTGAGTTTCTGCAATCTGAAATAAAGTCCACGTTTTAGTGACATCAGTACTGAAGAAATAcagaatatatatttttattcttAGAGCAAAAGGTAGCTAACGCTCACTTGTAATTAGGGGAAAATTTGCAGTTAATTAACTATTTTAATTTAACAAGATCATAATGTGAGAAAATGTGACATCAATACCATATATTTTTGGCATATCCACTTGCACTGAGTTTCAATAAGCAATCTTGTTACGAAACAAAGAGAGATATAGGTGCTCCTACAACAGAAAATTTCTGTAGGTGTTTAATTAACCCAATCTAATAGAGGGTTTCTTAGGGAATTTTACAATCAATTTTTTtagatataaataaataaataaatgagttTTTGAAAAAACAAAGTTTAGAACTTAAGGTTTCATTATTTGCATTTTTACATATTTGCCCCTCATTAAAATTTACTTATTCCATAACCTTCACAAACGTTTTTCTCAAAGAGGGAtaatgaagaaaaacacatttatgAATTGCCTTTATTATACAAGAAAAAATTATTGCTGAGTGAACATTAAAATATGAAGGATAAGTACCACGACACCAAGAGCTTGTCCAGCGTACTCAGCAACTGGAGCACCAAAAAGTGGTTCATCCCCAAACATCAAGCTTGCTCCAACATTTTGCCCTCCACTTGGGATATCTTTTGCAGAAACAACGGCGAGGATCTTCTCTGATGCTAATGAAGGTTTGAACTTTATATTATTGACATATGCAAGAGGTTGTGTGCTGTAAATAAATTCTCCATAAAGGCAATTTTTTGGAGCAGGAATATCATCTACATATACCGCCTCCCCTGCAGTACAGAAAAAGATGATATCAGTCTGTAGCTAATCCTAAATGAAGGTAATTTGGAAAGGAAGAGAACTTCTAGATTCCATTAAGAGTTCTAATGGTATGAGATAACTCATACCAGAAGCTTGAAGCTCAACTGCATATTTTTTAATGGGATCACCAACTGGTTTATATTCCTCACTGGAAACTGTTTCTCGCCGTGAAGACAAAGAACTAGCAGAACCAATGCTCAGAGTTTTTCCAGGCCCTTTGATTCCTTTAGCAAATGGAGACAGGAAACTGAAGAGAAATCCAACAGCCACACTGACTCTGTATTCAGGATGTGATGTTCCTTCCATTGGTACAATTGTTTCTCTAAGTAAGCGAACTGCTTCGAGCACAACAGATGGAGTGAGCACTTTTCCGTCCAGGTGTTGTTCAACTTTTGTTGCTCTAATAGCATGTTCGGTCCCATAGGCACCAAACGCCATGTGTAGGTTACTAAGCACAAGATCACCAGATGATTCATTCAGGGAGACATGGCCCAGCATAGCAGAGTTAATATATGAAACAGCATTGCCAAGAGGGCGCGGTGCCGCTCGGTAAGTTTCGAAGATCACCTTACTTTCTTTGTGAGAATTTGAAGCCCAATAAGGAATAAATATGCTCAGGAGCAATGTACTGGGATCAAGAGGAGGCTGCTCCAGAAACTCTTCAAAACTAACCTCTAGTATTTCTGAATAAATCTGAAGACGAACAGTTGAAGAAGCACCAAGAAGTATAGTCGCAATGTCCGAGGGAAACGGGTATTTCTGTGCTAGAATTATGTTCCCGCCAATGCTTGCTGTATTACGGACAAACGGTGTGGCCACCTTGCTCATATGCTCGGCCAGTTTTCTGAAAACCACACTTCCACTTGGACATGATTTAGACCCGGCTTCTTGCTCGAGTATCTCAATGGTTTTGGAAATTGGTGTAGCTGCTCCGATGTCAATGCCACTGTCTTTCTTGCAAATAGCTGAAAGTTCAGGAATGTCACCGATGTCAATATACTTGTTATATAGATCCTGATCCTTGTATCCCTTTATACCAGAACTTGTGTTCCCGACAACCACTTTAACTGTGCAGTCACTAAAAATGCCAGAGTTCAATAAGTCATAATACTGCCCGATGCTTTTAGGATGATACCAACCCACCCCGGAGACCGTGACATCCGAAACATCAGTTAGATGACGGAGCGATGATTTTATCTCAGATTTCAGGAAGTCGGGGAAAGTGCAGACTCCACCGCCAAGAGTGTAAGCTGGCAACTTGCTAACGTCCGCGTCCTTATCACCTTTCCTCCAGAATATATTGAGGCCCAAATCCTCCAGGTCAACATCTGAAGCAAAACTTTTGCACGCATCGACAATCGGTCGGTAGCCGGTACATCTACACATGTTGCCTGAGAAAGCCCTTTCTGCTTCAGATACCGTCAACTTTGAGAACCCCTTTCGTGGTTCTGGCTTCTCGGATTTGTCAGCATTGGCAAGAGAAGTGAAAATAGACATGCACATGCCAGGGGTGCAGAAGCCACACTGAGAAGCATGGAACCCGGACATTCTTTTATGAACAGAATGGAAGCCATCTCGCCTATTTCCCAGGCCTTCGGTGGTGATGACGGAGCAGAGATTTATGTTGTAGAGCAGGGTCAGGCATGAGCTGGCGGAGAATTCGGTCACCTCATCTTTTGTTGGATCATAAGTTGCTATAAGGACCACACAAGCTCCGCATCCACCTGCAAGAGAGCACAATTATACAATTAGTCATGGCATGCTATGTCCGCCTCTTTTTCGGAAGAATGAACATAACATGCTAGTATATCCTATCTCTTATCATGGATCTGGAGGGACCGGCAGAACCGAGAGGACAAGAACTTGCATGAGAACTGAATAAGGCGCTCCCTCTCGGCGGCGCGTTCCCTCACGGCGGCGCGCTCTCTCTCGGAGGCGCTACCTCCCCGACGCGTGCTCCTTCGGGACGGGTGATAGGCATCGTCTCGGCGGCGCGCCCTTCCCGCGGCGAGCATCAGGCGCTCCCCGGCGGTGGGATGTGCGGGGTGGCGGGCGGTATGCGGTGGATCTCGTCTCCACCAGTCAGATCCGCCTCGACGAAGGAGTCCTATGGCTTCGATTGGAGGCGATGAGGATGGTTCTTCTCGATGCGTACGGGAAGACGGTGGATGCTAGATTTCTCAAGGATGGAGAGCGGATTGACATAGGTGAGATCGTTTCATTTCCATGTCACTTTGCTAGGGTTCATGATAGAATTCCGGTCACCGGAGTTGGTGGGGAGGACACTGACGGATTCATCACTCCGGTGGGCAGCGATGCGGTTGGTGGGGGAGACGACCATGGTTCTGGCCCACCGTGGCGTCCCCCTCCTCCGACAGGTGGGCctgggccgggggggggggggggggggcggaccCGTTGCGGACGGTGTGGATGGGCGAAACGTGGACGTGGAGGGATCGAACCGCTGCGAGGACAACGTGGCTAGGGTTTCAGGATCTCCGGGTATAAAACAAGGAGCGCCCCCTCCTTTGCCCACTTCCGATCTCGAGGATAGTCTTGCGCATTTCTGGAGTGTCTCCAGCGGCGCTCGCGCTAGGGTTAGCCAGAACTTCTCCTGGTGGGAAGGGAAGatcgggggggagggggggatCCCCGCTCCTATGCGCAAGtaactgctcctcctcctcctcctcctcttgttcaTCCTCTACCCACCCAGAAACCTAAGATGAGAGGGGACGGTTTTGGTGCGGGGCGCCATGGTCGTGGTGCGGGGAGGTTCAATCGAGGAGCCGGACGGGGTTTCGACTCCAACGTGTGGAAGCGCAAATCAGAGACAGGGGCTTCTTCTTCGACTAGAGCCTCTGGATCTGATGCGTCTGGATTTGACAAGTGCGATGCTGCggcaggaggagaaaaagaagatcgCGGCCACCAGGAGCTGTGGAAGGAAGGGGGGGTGAAGGAAGATCTTCGCCCCATCATGATGGCAAGGCTACTGCAGACAGGCAGGCCGCCCCTCCTCACCAGGAGAAGTGGGGAGGGGGGGATCTGATGCTGGGGGAAGGAATGCCCCTGTGAGAGATCGGGATCTTCCTGCTAAGCCTGGTAACATCATCCCTTTTGCTTCTCCTTGCCAGATCTGTCATGCGATGGGACATACTACTGCTAGATGTCCTCAGGCCATATGCGATAGATGTAAGAAAAAAGGTCATTTGTCTCTGATATGTGCAGTGTTCATTCCTTGGGaatgtatgcctgtgatgtgtgcTTTCCAAGCTAAAGGGCAAGGTTTCTTTTACATCCCTGATCTTAATGTTGAGAGACAGTCTAGGGATAGAAATCATAACATCATTGTTACTATCACTGAAGGGTCTGCACTCACAAAAGATATTGAGGCTGAGCTGAGTGTGTATGTAGGCCAGGGATGGAGATGCTCTGCTAAATTCTTTGCTCCTCGGAGATTTGTTATGAGAATGCCTAATCCTAGGGAAATAGAACGTGCATTGTTTGTAGAGCATGTGAAGCTTAAAAAATGTGGGGTTAGTGTAAAATTCTCACCTTGGTCTGATGATTTGGAATCCGAGGGGTTGCTGGAAGTGGCTTGGGTTAAGATTGGTAGGATCCCTATTAACAAAAGATGCAACAAGAATGTTGCTTATGTTGGAGGTGGATATGTCAACCCTCAATCGACCTGCGTCGGTTAGAGCTAAGATTGGCTGCAGGCATGTTGATCAAATCCCAACTTCTGCTGAAGGGGTTTTGGGGAGTCGTTTTTACAAGTTTACTTATGAGGTGCATCAAGAGGTTCTACTTTGTTTTAATAAAAAACAATCCTGTGTGCTGAGAGGGAGGGCCCTGGACGCGGCAGAGGGCTTCACATCTTTTGTTCAAACAATGCTATTATTTGCAACTGTACGCCCACTTTGTTACTTCTACGTTCTGTTTCTTTGCTCAGTGTTCCTGCATTTTATTTCGCGCAAGGTTTTCTTCCGTTTCATACCGTTATATTGTATAAATCGTGCTATGTTGCTCCTTTTCATTCATGCATCTGCTGCACTATGGCACCTCAAGCGTCAAACAAaaaagctactccctccgtctcaaaatatggtcttaactttgtactaactttagtacaaagttacaCTAAGCTTtagacatttattttgagacggagggagtactgcaTTTGGTCTTTGATGTCAACATATGCTCCCTCCGTCCCACAAATATGTTTTTGCAAATAGCTTGCAAAAATCTCtacattatgggacggagggtgtATTTATTTAGTTTTGAGTACCCATTTATATGTGGTATACATCATGTGCAAGCTAATCTATGCACTCCCCCTATTTCTATGTTTGCCTCTTGTGTGATTCCACCTTGCCCTCTTTCTATGCACAGGTGATATTTCCGGTAGTATGTGATTTGAACTTCATTTTGTTTACTTGAACCAAAAACATTGTACTCTACATCTTGATCTCGTGTAGTTAATTCCTCATATTTATGTGGGTTACTTTTGAACCACTAATAACTTTGATGACATATAATTTTCATGTAATGCAGTATATGGGAATGTACAAGCATATAAACTGGATATTTCCTAGAAATCTCAATATTAGATAATCACTAGCTGCAAGCGTATACACTGGATGGCTTGTCGTGGGCTAGCACTCTTGCACGGTATGCACCACCATGAAAATACTCCCAAGTCTGGTGAGTTCTCATGATGCTTTGTCATGTATTCTGGTGAGGTAATAATAAGTATGCCTTGGAGCAGCAATGATGCTTTTTTTTTACTACGGCACCTTCCTCTGTACAGAATTCTGGTCATATATGCTTGGTCAGTGGTTTGTATCTGTTACTCTTCCAATCTTCGGCAGCGGTGGAGACTTTTGGGATCAGCAGCCGTAGAAGATGCAGGGCAAAGGCTTAGAAGGGGTTTCTCGTAATTTTAGCAGATGTCAGTTGGCTCAGAATTACGAACGAGGCTTTAACGCAGCTGTACTGTCATATACAACATGTATATATATAACAGTGAATAACATTAAACACCCTAGTTTTGAAAAGCTTACATTTAATTTAGGTCTTCAATTAGAATTGGGTCATCCAATTTTGATCGGGTCAATAATTTGTCAAAGCGCTCTCGTTCAATTCTTTATACTATAGACCATACATCCTAATTTCTAAGAATCCATAATTAATTAAGATATTCAATTTAGAATTGGGTCACCTGATTTTGACTGGGTTAATAATTTCTCAAGCTCTCTCATTTGATCTTTTATAATGTATAATTCAATACATTATGCTTCCTAATTTTCAAGCTTTCTCAGTCAATTGAGGTGTTCAATTTTAGATTTGATTCACAATTTTGACTTGGTCAATGATTTTGATTGGGATTATTTTTAATTTGGTTCATAATTTTTTATTCAGTTGAGATGTTCAGTTTCGGATCTGGTTCATAATTTTTGGCCAGGTCAACGATTTCAATGAGATGACCAGTTTATAATTTGGATGATCTCTCAAATCTATTGACAACAACGAGCCTATAATTACACAAGACCCTGTGATCATCTAGCAAAAAAGAATCATAAACATGTGACACCGAAGCACCTATACAGAAATTTTGTTCCACATACATATCGGATGATTAATACATAACAAAAAATGGTACATGTAGAAAGGGTCCATCAAAATATCACATTATTGTAAAAAAGAAAACACTGTCATCACACCCACGCGCCAAATGACGTTTTTTATGAAATCCTGACACTGCAAACAACGTAGCAAAAGCACGCATAACCCTTCTAGTACAGATTATACTTGATTTTCATCTTTGAAACTAGTTCTTGTGTTTCCGCCTTTTGTTTTACGCACAGCCACGTGCCCACATGCTTGCTACCGGAATTTAATGGTTCGTCGTAAAGTGCGCCGCTCGTGATTAGAGTACAACTGTGATTGAGGCGAACTGTATATATTGTACTTGTACTAGTACGTTGAGTTAAGTAATGGAATAATCACCACACATTGTATTCCATTCCTCAAGGGGTATATATACAGTTACAGAGAGGGAGGGAATCGTGGGGGAGAGCCATAATGGACGTGAGCCGGGCATGCAGTGCAAGCGATCGTGGAGGAGAAGGACTTGGTCAGGCCATTAGCCACGCCGTGGGGATCCTGATGACGCGTTCCAACACCCCCCCACAGTCCGAACGTGAGGTTCGCGAACGTTGAGACTGGAGCGGAACTCGTCGAAGACGGATGTCAGGAGCCCTTTGGTAAAAATGTCGGCAAACTGAGAGCTCGTGGGAACGTGCTGGACACGAACTTCTCCTAGCGCCACGCGCTCACGAACAAAGTGCAAGTCGACCTCCACGTGCTTCGTCCGCTGGTGCTGCACCGGATTGCGAGACATGTATATGGCGCTGACGTTGTCGCAGTAGACGACGGTGGTGCGTGCAGGAGGCTGATGAAGCTCGCTGAGGAGTTGACGAAGCCAGGTGGACTCAACAACAACGTTGGCCACAGCATGATACTCGGCTTCGGCGCTGGAGCGAGACACCGTGTTCTACCGCTTCAAGGACCAGGTGAGCAGGTTGGGGCCAAGGAAGACGCAATGCCTGGACGTGGATTTCCTGTTGTCCGGGCAGCCCGTCCAGTCGGCATCCGAGTAGGCGATGAGCTCACAGGCGGCGGAGCGGTGGATCAGCAGGCCGAGATGGGTGGTGCCACGAAGGTAGCACATGATGCGCTTGACGAGCTGGAAATGGGCGTCGCGGGGCGCATGCATGAACAAGCAGCATTGCTGGACGGCGTTGGAGAGGCCCGGCCGTGTGAGGATGATGTACTGGAGAGCACGTGCCAGGCTGCGGTAGAGCGTCGGGTCGTGGAAGAGTGGACCGGAGTCGACGGAGAGCTTGGCGAGCGTGTCGACCGGCGTGCCGATGGGCTTGCAGTTGAGCATGCCCGCTCGATCAAGGATCTCAAGAGCGTACTGCTCCTGAGAGAGAAAGAGCCCAGCCGACGTGGTCGTGACGTTGGTGTCGAGGAAGTGGTGCAGGACGCCGAGATCCGTCATGGAGAACTCCGTGTGAAGCGACGCGATGATGCGCTGGAGAAGGTCGTCGGagcttgcgatgaggatgatgtcgTCCACGTACAACAGCAGGTAGGCGAGGTGGTGTCCCCGCCGCAGGATGAACAACGAGGAGTCCGAGCGCGACGCCGTGAAGCCGAGAGCAAGCACGTAGCTGGTGAAGCGCGAGAACCAGGCTCGCGGCGCCTGCTTGAGGCCGTACAGGTAGCTGGTGAAGCGCGAGAACCAGGCTCGCGGCGCCTGCTTGAGGCCGTACAGGTAGCTGGTGAAGCGCGAGAACCAGGCTCCCAACTGACACCATGAGACAagcaaaatagaaaacctatcaaggtaaAACCTTTGCCTTGCGCATACTCCACTTGAGCTAAATCACGATGATGATCTTGGGCTCCTCAAGTTAGACCACCTTTGTTGATTGCGTAGGATTGATGAAGCATGCTagtaaatttattgattcgctcacaaggggaagctaaagaatattctcaagtattagcagctgagttgtcaattcaaccacacctgaaagatttgtgtctgcaagcaaagtatcagtagcaaggtagtacgatagcaacggtgccagaaaaagctttgacaatccccggcaacggcgccagaaaaagccttgttgacgggatgttagcgccaacaaagtcttgcaaaagtaacagcggagtaacaagtaacagcagtagtgacagcagcagcaaagtaacaagtaacagcagtagtgacagcagcagcaaagtaacaagtaacagcagtagtgacagcagcagcaaagtggcccaatccttttgtagctAGGGACAAGCTTAGACAAAGTAAcgcagcgagaaccagtagtaaaagactcgcacacaatggatcggtgatggatgagtgtgacggatgtgattcatcatgtaacagctataacacggagagatatgtaactagctcccgttcgtcaatctaatataggcatgtattccgtatgtagtcatacgtgcttagggaaaagaatttgcacggcatctattgtccatccctcccgtggcagcggggtcctaatggaaactacgggatattaaggttctccttttaataaagaaccggaccaacgcattaacacgcggtgaataaatgaactcctcatactatggtcatctccggtagtggttccggctattgtcactccggggttgccgggtcataacacatagtaggtgactgcaacttgcaagataggatctaaaacacacatatattggcgacaacataataggttcagatctgaaatcatggcact harbors:
- the LOC123409504 gene encoding putative aldehyde oxidase-like protein is translated as MVVSPTNRIAAHRSDESVSVLPTNSGGCGACVVLIATYDPTKDEVTEFSASSCLTLLYNINLCSVITTEGLGNRRDGFHSVHKRMSGFHASQCGFCTPGMCMSIFTSLANADKSEKPEPRKGFSKLTVSEAERAFSGNMCRCTGYRPIVDACKSFASDVDLEDLGLNIFWRKGDKDADVSKLPAYTLGGGVCTFPDFLKSEIKSSLRHLTDVSDVTVSGVGWYHPKSIGQYYDLLNSGIFSDCTVKVVVGNTSSGIKGYKDQDLYNKYIDIGDIPELSAICKKDSGIDIGAATPISKTIEILEQEAGSKSCPSGSVVFRKLAEHMSKVATPFVRNTASIGGNIILAQKYPFPSDIATILLGASSTVRLQIYSEILEVSFEEFLEQPPLDPSTLLLSIFIPYWASNSHKESKVIFETYRAAPRPLGNAVSYINSAMLGHVSLNESSGDLVLSNLHMAFGAYGTEHAIRATKVEQHLDGKVLTPSVVLEAVRLLRETIVPMEGTSHPEYRVSVAVGFLFSFLSPFAKGIKGPGKTLSIGSASSLSSRRETVSSEEYKPVGDPIKKYAVELQASGEAVYVDDIPAPKNCLYGEFIYSTQPLAYVNNIKFKPSLASEKILAVVSAKDIPSGGQNVGASLMFGDEPLFGAPVAEYAGQALGVVIAETQRYANLAGKQVVVEYDTKDLKPPILTVEQAVQNNSYFEVPPEMYPKQVGDFCKGMAEADHKVLSTEVKLASQYYFYMETQTTLAIPDEDNTMVVYISSQYPEVAQSSIAKCLGIPFSSVRVITRRVGGGFGGKAFRSCNVATAAALCAFKLRRPVRMYLNRSTDMIMIGGRHPIKALYSVGFKSDGRITALHLDILINAGISPDASPIIPGTFISGLKKYNWGALSFDIKLCKTNNTSKSVMRAPGDAQGSFIAEAIIEHVASVLSLDANSVRQKNFHTYDSLVLFYPESTGEASTYTLPSIFDRLLTTSSYLHRAEFIRQFNSCNKWQKRGISCMPLVFKVAPRAAPGRVSVLNDGSIVVEVGGIEIGQGLWTKVQQMTAFALGQLWPDGCECLLDRVCVLQADTLNLIQGGLTAGSTSSESSCAATLEACNMLVDRLKPVMEKLKQQSGGGVSWDSLISQAYKDNVNLSSSAYWVPGQESSTYLNYGAGISEVEIDLLTGAITLLRSDLVYDCGKSLNPAVDLGQIEGSFIQGIGFFINEEHETNADGLVVSDSTWVYKIPSVDTIPKKFNAEVLNTGYHKNRVLSSKASGEPAVVLAASVHCAVREAIRAARKEFGSSELTFQLDVPAPMTHVKEMCGLDIVDKHLESLSEHQYRAAA